Proteins co-encoded in one Arachis hypogaea cultivar Tifrunner chromosome 11, arahy.Tifrunner.gnm2.J5K5, whole genome shotgun sequence genomic window:
- the LOC112723074 gene encoding vesicle-associated membrane protein 724, with protein sequence MGQESFIYSFVARGTMVLAEYTEFTGNFPAIAAQCLQKLPSSNNKFTYSCDHHTFNFLVEDGYAYCVVAKESVSKQISIAFLERVKADFKKRYGGGRADTAVAKSLNKEFGPVMKEHMKYIIDHAEEIEKLIKVKAQVSEVKSIMLENIDKAMDRGENLTVLADKTETLHSQAQDFRKKGTQIRRKMWYQNMKIKLVVLGILLFLVLVIWLSVCHGFSCSN encoded by the exons ATGGGTCAGGAATCGTTCATATACAGCTTTGTTGCTCGCGGCACAATGGTGTTAGCTGAATACACCGAGTTCACCGGAAACTTCCCGGCGATTGCAGCTCAGTGTCTTCAGAAACTTCCGTCCTCCAACAACAAGTTCACCTACAGCTGTGACCACCACACCTTCAATTTTCTCGTCGAAGATGGTTACG CATACTGTGTTGTTGCCAAGGAATCTGTTAGTAAGCAGATATCTATTGCTTTCCTAGAACGTGTCAAGGCAGATTTTAAGAAAAGATATGGTGGAGGAAGAGCGGATACAGCTGTTgccaaaagcctcaacaaggaattTGG ACCAGTTATGAAGGAGCACATGAAGTACATCATTGACCATGCAGAGGAGATTGAAAAGCTAATTAAAGTGAAGGCTCAAGTTTCAGAAGTTAAAAGTATTATGTTAGAGAATATTGACAAG GCTATGGATAGAGGAGAAAATCTAACTGTTCTTGCGGATAAGACAGAGACATTGCACTCACAG GCCCAAGACTTCAGAAAGAAAGGAACACAAATCCGTAGAAAGATGTGGTATCagaatatgaaaattaaattggTTGTTCTTGGCATATTGTTGTTTTTGGTCCTGGTTATCTGGCTTTCAGTCTGCCATGGATTCAGCTGCTCAAACTAG